The Acidimicrobiales bacterium DNA segment GAAGGTGGCTTCGACCCCGTGCAGCCGGCCGCCGAAAACGAAATCGACGAGGGTTCGGGTCTGGTGATCCCAGATCAGGACCTCAACGACATACCCGAGTTCCCCGACCTCGACACCGAAGCCGGTGGCGGTGGTGCGGCGGTGTCCACGGGCGGCGACGGCGTTCCGGGGTGGCTGCTGAAATTCCTGGCAGTGATGGCAATCGGCGGCACCATGGTTGGGGCCATGTGGTGGGGTATTCCCGCCCTGGTCGGGTGGAGGCGACGCAAGCGCATGGCCCGGGCCAGAGACGGCCGCGAGAGGGTCGAGGTGTCGTGGCGCGATCTCACCGACAGCCTGCGCCAGGTCGGCTACGCCCCACGCCAGGCCGAGACCCGCCGCGAATACGTCTCACGCATCGCACCCATGGGTGTGGTCGACTCGACGCGCCTGAGGCAGGTGGCGCAGCTGGTCGACGCATCGAGCTACGGCAGGTCCGAACCCTCAGACGACGTGGCCGCTCACGCTCGCGAACTGGTGGCCGAACTGGAACGCGAGCTGTCCGACCGGGCCTCTAGTGGCGAACGGGCCAAGCGCAGGCTCGACCCCAGGCCGATCTTCACTACCCGTTGAGTTGCTTGGCGACCGTCAGTCGCCCTTGCGCTTGTCGCGCTTGAACTTCGACCCGATGCCGCCGACCGCGTCGCGCATGTTTGTCGATCGCATGTTGCCCGTCACCTGAGCCAGACCGGCCCGCCCCAGCTTGCTGAGGTTTCGTTCGATGACGATGGTGCAGGCAAACACCACGAGGAACCCGGCGAAGGCCAGGAGGAAGTGGATCGAAAGGGCAGCAACCAGCAGCCCGACACCAGCGACGAAACCGACGAGAGCCCACTTGATGTTGCGCCAAGCGTGACGGTAGAGGGTGGTCTCGCCAACCTCGCGCGCAAACTCGGGGTCACTCTCGTAGAAGTTCTGCTCGATCTGCTGGAGGATCCGCTGTTCGTCTTCTGAGAGCGGCATCGCCTGTGTCCCTTCGATCAGGTGAGGTCGCCGGCGGGGCGTGGTTCAGTTTTACACAGGGGCCGGCCTCGCGACAACGCGCCCACCCTACTCATCGGCCGAATTCGTGGTGCGGATGAGGCCTGGACCCCACAGCTCGTCGCCCACGCGCCTGTCGCGGCGCCCCTTGTCGGCCAGCGCAGCACCCGGAACCACTGCGTCGGAGCCGAATCGCTGACGGATCTCGTCGAGGGTGGCCGCCACCTCGGACCACCCGTGTTGTGGGGGGCCGTCCGCGCGGGCCGTATCCATCAATTCGTCCAGTGATAGCTGCACGCCCGTCGGGGCAGCCAGATGCGAGGTCGACACACCCAGCAGGCGGACCCCGTCGTGTTCTATTCGTGGGCTGACGTCTCGGGCGTCGAGCAGTTCTCGCACCACGGCGACGATTGCGTTGGCCGTGGTGACCTCGTCGGCGACCGAACGCGAGCGCGTGATGGTGCTGAAGTCGGAGAAGCGCAGCTTCAGCTGAACCGTCCGCGCGGCCATTCCGGCCGAACGCAGGCGGGTCGCAACGGCGTCGGCCAACCGCATGGAGATCCGGTCGAGTTCGGAGCGGTCGTAGATGTCTCGCGAGAACGTCTCCTCGTGGCCTATCGACTTGGCCTCGCGGTGGCTCTCGACCGGCCTCGGGTCGTAACCCCGTGCCAGGTCAAACAGGTGCCTGCCATGGGCCGCCCCCACCGACGCGACCAGGGGCTCCAGCGGTATGCGGGCCAGGTCGGCCACGGTCTGCACGCCCAGTGCACTGAGGCGATCATGGGTCTTGGGCCCCACGCCCCACAGAGCGCGTATGGGGTGGGCGTGCAGAAACTGCAACGCCTGGTCGGCTTCGACCACCACCACCTGGCGGCCGGGCCGAACACCCTTTACGTCGGCGATGGGCTTGGCGGCCTCGCTGGCGAGCTTGGCCAGCAGCTTGTTCGGGGCGACACCAACCGAACAGTTCAGGCCCAGCCGGTTCTCGATTCGTGACCGGATCGACCAAGCGATCTGCTCGCCCGAGCCCAGCAGCCGCCTGGCGCCGCTGACGTCCAAGAACGCCTCGTCCAGGGCGATGGGCTCGATGTGGGGCGTTACCTCGGCGAAGATCTCGTGGATCTGTTTGGAGACCTCGCCGTATCGGCGATGGTCGCCGTGCACGAAGATGGCGTTGGGGCACAGACGCCGGGCCCGGCTCGAAGGCATCGCAGACCTGACGCCGAACGCCCTGGCCTCATACGACGCCGAGGCCACTACCCCACGGTCGCCGCTGCCACCCACTATCACCGGCTTGCCCGCAAGCGACGGGTCGCGCAACACCTCGACCGACACGTAGAACGAATCCATGTCGACGTGCAACACGTCGGGTTCGCCCCACGACCCGTCGGGCAGGGTGGACATCGTGGTGGGGCCTCAGTCGAGCTCGCGGCGCGAGATCGACATTCCGTCGGGGTATGCGCCGGTCACGTCGAAACCGTAAGACCTGACACCGGTGTCCCAGCGATGCTCGAGCCAGTCGGTCAGAGGCTCGACCAGCCAAGCCAGCCCACCCGCCAAGAGCTGGAGGGTCTCGGCAGGGGTGCTCCAGCGGGCCTGTGTGACGATGCCGTCGGGATCGTCGATGAAGATGTCGCCGGCGTAGGCGCTGGCCAGGTGGATCTCGGCCCGCATGTGCCAGTCCATGTCGTGTGCGATGACATCGACCTCGTACAGCTTGCGCTCCCAGCTCTCGACCTCGATGCCGGTTTCTTCGCGCACCTCGCGCGTCAGCGCGCCCAACACCGATTCGCCAGGGTCGACCACACCGCCTGGCGTCGACCAGTCTCGTCGCCCGTTGCGACGCAGATTCTCGACCAGCAGGAGATGCTCGCCGTCGTGGATGATTCCCCCGGCAACGGTCCACTTGCGCACGGGTTGAACCCTAGCGCTAGCTATGCTCGCAAAACCATGAGCGATCCGACCGATCCGCCCCGCAGCACCGACCCGGCCGCGGTCGAGCTGCCCGAGCCCACCCTGGCGCCCACCGCCCTGCCATCGACCCTGGCGCGCGGCCTGGCCTTTTCGGCGATCATCGTCGCCGGCATATGCGGAGGCCTCGTGGGTTGGGCCGTCACCGATCTGCAGTGCACTGGCGACTGCGGAACCCAGTCGACCCTCGGCGCCGTGGCGGGCGCCATCCTGGCGGCCGCCGGTGTGGCCGTGATCGCCGTGCTGACCCTTCGCGCCATGAGCGAATGGAACGCCCAGGCACCGTTGCGACAGCGCCGACAGTGACCACAGAAGACACTTCTCCCGGGCCTGCCGGCGTCGACGCCGACTCGCTGCTGGTCGTGGCGCTGGGCCTGGTTCGCCTGGCGGTCGACCGCCATCGCCAGGGCGGTCTGGGACGGGTCGACACCAAGTCGAGCCTCACCGACCCGGTCACCCAGGTCGACCAGGACAGCGAACGGCTTATCGTCGACTGGCTGCGCCGCAACCGTCCCGACGACGCGATCATCGGCGAAGAGGGGGCCAACGACGAAGGCACCTCGGGCATCGTGTGGATAATCGACCCCCTCGACGGGACGGTCAACTACACCTACGGCTTTCCTTCGCACGCCGTGTCGCTGGCGGTTCAGGTCGACGGACGCACGGTCGTGGGGGTGGTTCACGACACGGCGATGGACCTGCAGTACCGCGCCACCCTGGGCGGCGGTGCCTACTGTGGCCACACCAGGCTCGGCTGCACCACCGCAGACGACCCGGCGCTGATGCTGCTGGCAACCGGTTTCGGCTACGACCCCGAACAACGCCGGCACCAGGCCGCCGTTCTGGCCCACGTGATGCCCGGTATCAGAGACATCAGACGGGCGGGCTCGGCGGCCATAGACCTGTGCCACGTGGCTGCCGGAAGGGTCGACGCGTACTACGAAACCGGGCCGAACATCTGGGATGTAGCGGCCGGAATGCTCATCGTCGAGGAGGCAGCCGGACGGGCTGCCTACGACCCCGAAGCCAAGCGGGTGCTGGCTGCCGGCACCGTCGGCTACGACCGAATCGACGCCTTCATGACCACCGCCGAACAGGCCGCCCGACATAGTGGCGACACTTCGGCCGCGAAATAGGCCAATATCTCTGACGTGGGAACACGAATACTCACAGTCGAAGATGACGAGCGAATTCGCACCGCAGTGCGTTTTGCTCTCGAAGACGAGGGCTGGATTGTCGACGAGGCCGACAGCGGCGAGGAGGCAGCCGAGAAGTTCTCGCGCGAGCCTGCCGACGTAGTGCTCATCGACATCATGTTGCCTGGCATCGACGGTTTCGAACTCTGCCGCAACATCCGCAGGGTCAGTGACGTGCCCATCGTCATGGTCACAGCACGGGCCGACACCCACGACGTGGTCGCCGGCCTCGAGGCCGGCGCAGACGACTACCTCACCAAACCCTTTGCTCCCAAGGAGCTCTCGGCGCGTATTCGCGCCCTGCTTCGCCGCCACCGCGTGGCCTCGCCCGACACACCGGTGCTGCGCGTCGGCGACCTCGAAATCGCACCAGACCAGGGCGTCGTAAAGCGAGGAGGCGAAGAACTGCACCTCACCAAGACCGAGTTCCGTTTGTTGTGCGAACTGGCGTCCAGCCCCGGCAAGGTGTTCAGCCGCGAGCAACTCCTCGAGAGGGTCTGGGGCTACGACTATTTCGGCGACGGCCGCCTGGTCGACGTACACGTCAGGCGACTGCGCACCAAGGTCGAGTCAGACGCCGCCCATCCCCGCCATGTCGTGACCGTTCGTGGCATGGGGTACAAGCTGCAGCCCTAGTGCCAGGCGACCCAATCTCCCAGGTACCGGCATGAACATGCTTCGCAGCGGCTTGCGCCTCCGGGCGCGCATCATCTTGGCCTTTGCGCTGGGCGGCCTGTTCTTGTCGGTGCTGTTGTCGACCATCACCTATTCGGTGACACGCTCGACCAACCTCGACCAGCGCTCGCAGTCGGCCGAGCGGCAGTTTTTCTCCAACGCCGCCGCGATCCAGGGGATCTCTGCGTTCTCGGACCCCTCGTACAGCGAAGTCCTCCAGAACCTGCCCCAGGTGGTGGGCGGGTCGCCGATACTGCGCAACACCGACGCAGAGAATCCGTGGGTGGCGCCGCGCCTTACCCCAGATGACCTCCCAGCAGACCTGGTTCAAACGGTCGAGACCGGAACCGGCGCATACCGGATGCGCTACACGCGGCCCAACGGCGTCGCATCGATGGCCTTCGGGGTGGCCATCGCGAGCACCAACATCAGCTACTTCGAGGTGGTGACGCTGTCCGAGCTCAACGACAACCTCAGATCGTTGTTGTTGACGCTGTTCGTCGCGTCGTTTGGCACCACGATGTCGAGCGCCTTGTTGGGTGTGTACGCCAGCACCAGGGTTCTGGCACCACTCACCAGCATCAGCTCGGCTGCCAGCTCCATCGCCGCTGGAGACATGAGCACCCGCCTCGAAGAACCTGCCGACCCC contains these protein-coding regions:
- a CDS encoding DUF3040 domain-containing protein — encoded protein: MPLSEDEQRILQQIEQNFYESDPEFAREVGETTLYRHAWRNIKWALVGFVAGVGLLVAALSIHFLLAFAGFLVVFACTIVIERNLSKLGRAGLAQVTGNMRSTNMRDAVGGIGSKFKRDKRKGD
- the dinB gene encoding DNA polymerase IV, encoding MSTLPDGSWGEPDVLHVDMDSFYVSVEVLRDPSLAGKPVIVGGSGDRGVVASASYEARAFGVRSAMPSSRARRLCPNAIFVHGDHRRYGEVSKQIHEIFAEVTPHIEPIALDEAFLDVSGARRLLGSGEQIAWSIRSRIENRLGLNCSVGVAPNKLLAKLASEAAKPIADVKGVRPGRQVVVVEADQALQFLHAHPIRALWGVGPKTHDRLSALGVQTVADLARIPLEPLVASVGAAHGRHLFDLARGYDPRPVESHREAKSIGHEETFSRDIYDRSELDRISMRLADAVATRLRSAGMAARTVQLKLRFSDFSTITRSRSVADEVTTANAIVAVVRELLDARDVSPRIEHDGVRLLGVSTSHLAAPTGVQLSLDELMDTARADGPPQHGWSEVAATLDEIRQRFGSDAVVPGAALADKGRRDRRVGDELWGPGLIRTTNSADE
- a CDS encoding NUDIX hydrolase, producing MRKWTVAGGIIHDGEHLLLVENLRRNGRRDWSTPGGVVDPGESVLGALTREVREETGIEVESWERKLYEVDVIAHDMDWHMRAEIHLASAYAGDIFIDDPDGIVTQARWSTPAETLQLLAGGLAWLVEPLTDWLEHRWDTGVRSYGFDVTGAYPDGMSISRRELD
- a CDS encoding inositol monophosphatase family protein, translating into MTTEDTSPGPAGVDADSLLVVALGLVRLAVDRHRQGGLGRVDTKSSLTDPVTQVDQDSERLIVDWLRRNRPDDAIIGEEGANDEGTSGIVWIIDPLDGTVNYTYGFPSHAVSLAVQVDGRTVVGVVHDTAMDLQYRATLGGGAYCGHTRLGCTTADDPALMLLATGFGYDPEQRRHQAAVLAHVMPGIRDIRRAGSAAIDLCHVAAGRVDAYYETGPNIWDVAAGMLIVEEAAGRAAYDPEAKRVLAAGTVGYDRIDAFMTTAEQAARHSGDTSAAK
- a CDS encoding response regulator transcription factor, producing MGTRILTVEDDERIRTAVRFALEDEGWIVDEADSGEEAAEKFSREPADVVLIDIMLPGIDGFELCRNIRRVSDVPIVMVTARADTHDVVAGLEAGADDYLTKPFAPKELSARIRALLRRHRVASPDTPVLRVGDLEIAPDQGVVKRGGEELHLTKTEFRLLCELASSPGKVFSREQLLERVWGYDYFGDGRLVDVHVRRLRTKVESDAAHPRHVVTVRGMGYKLQP